One Pyrococcus furiosus DSM 3638 genomic window, CTGTCGTAAAAATCAACGGGGAGAAGAGATTTCTCTGGGCTGCACTTGACGTTGAGAGCAGGGAAGTTCTCGCAGTCTGGATTACAACAACCAGAAACTGGTGGATTGCTAGAGACTTCATTCTGGTTGTTTTGAAATCCTGCAAAGGACAGCCTGTTTTTCTGGTTGATGGTGGGAAGTGGTACAAGTCTGCTTTTAAATCCCTTGGACTGGATTTTGTTCACGTAACCTTCGGGCCGAGGAACTGTATTGAACGCTGGTTCAGGACTTTAAAAGAAAGAACAAAGCGTTTCTGGAATAATTTCAGGGCTAGAGACTGGAGGAGGGTTCACAGGTTTGTTTTTCTGTTTGCGTTCTGGTATAATTTTGTTAGGTTTCATTCTCGGTTTGGTTGTCCGCCTGGTGATGTGACTGAGTGGCTTCAAGAGGTGATGCCCCAGTTATCCTGACAGTATCCATGGAGAAGAAGGATAAAGGGGGATGAAGTGGTGGTTATTGAAGAGGAGGGGAAAGTTGAAATCCTTCCAAGGGATGTGGACCTGTCCAAATACGTGGATTCGGTGGAAGTGGATGTTGATAACTTTGGGGATTATCACGAACTGAGAAAAGAGCTGAGGGAGAAGAAATGAGGTTCATTGATGCAAATGTTTTCATCTACGCAATTTTAAAACCCAAGAGAGAATTAAACGAGAAGGAGCTGAAGATAAAAAGGGTTTCAAAAGAGATATTCAATCGAATAAACGGGGGAGAAGAGGTTGTAACAACGGTGGTGCATTTAAGCGAGGTTGCAAACGTACTGGAGGATGCTGCGAATCTCAGCTTTGCAATCTCTTTCCTGAAAGATGTGTTGATAAAGGGAAACGTTATTGTCGAGGAGGTTAGCGATAGGGATTATATGGAGAGTGTTTTGCTGGCGGAGGAGAAGGGAGTTAGTATCAACGATGCCCTTGCTTATATTTTGATGAAAAGGAAAGGGATAGAGGAGATCTATACTTTTGACAGGCATTTTGAAAACCTGGATGTTAGAATAGTTAATAGTTGAGGGGTGTGCTATGGACTATCCTCGGGTTTCAATTATAATCCTTAACTGAAAGGACAAGTGACGGAAGCTAAGTTCAAGTAAACTAAAAAGTGAAAGCTGACAGCATGCCATATAGGATTTAAAGTTTTGCTCTTATTACAGCTTTTGCCTCATAAGCTATTTCCAGTAACTTCAGGCCGGCCAGGATCACATTGCTATCATGACAACCTTCATTTTGTGGCACTCCCGGATCCCTCCTCAGCTTCCCGAGCATTAACTGGCCCAAGGTATGGTCAGAGAGTTGATGAAGTCCGAACGGCTTCTAAAGTACCCCTTTCTTCACAGGCTCATCTATGTTCATGGGAACCCTTAATACGAGGATAATTTTTGTTGAAGTGGAAAGTGAAAAGATGGGTGAGGCGAGCCGGGCTTTACAGAGGATTTCGAGGGGCACGGGAATCATCTTTGCGGGGACTGTCATTTCAATGCTCTTCAGCTTCTTGAGCAGGGCCATAATAGCGAGAAACTTCTCCACTTCGGAGTATGGCGTCTTCAACCTTGCCCTTACGGTTTTGAGCATTGCTCTTGTGATTGCAACTCTCGGTTTTTACTATGGAGTTTTATGGGATTTCAACTTTAGCATCCCAATAGAATTAGTCATGATGAACTTTTTAAATGAGTAAGAAGACGGTATCTGGAGGTCGGGAAGATGCTGGATACGGTAAGGCAGGAGCTCAACAACTTCAGAAGTCCCCTCTACAGGAACTCGATCTACATTTCCTTAACATCCCTTGTTACAGCCGTTGCGGGATTCCTCTTCTGGAGCGTGGCGGCGAGGCTCTACCCCTCATCCCAGGTCGGCGTTGCCTCCGCCC contains:
- a CDS encoding IS6-like element ISPfu2 family transposase, with the translated sequence MKAESILYSLISVLKPFRRNKIPPEKKIRAVELYLRGLSYRQVGKILKISHTTVWEAVQKLAEAVYQPTLLAVRKQRNFIAVDETVVKINGEKRFLWAALDVESREVLAVWITTTRNWWIARDFILVVLKSCKGQPVFLVDGGKWYKSAFKSLGLDFVHVTFGPRNCIERWFRTLKERTKRFWNNFRARDWRRVHRFVFLFAFWYNFVRFHSRFGCPPGDVTEWLQEVMPQLS
- a CDS encoding type II toxin-antitoxin system VapC family toxin, which encodes MRFIDANVFIYAILKPKRELNEKELKIKRVSKEIFNRINGGEEVVTTVVHLSEVANVLEDAANLSFAISFLKDVLIKGNVIVEEVSDRDYMESVLLAEEKGVSINDALAYILMKRKGIEEIYTFDRHFENLDVRIVNS